A stretch of Ipomoea triloba cultivar NCNSP0323 chromosome 11, ASM357664v1 DNA encodes these proteins:
- the LOC115997078 gene encoding probable acyl-activating enzyme 17, peroxisomal isoform X1, protein MADHRKYKGLDKITVADIEALGVSSELSCQLHEKLAEIVSVYGAATPQTWLRISSDLLTPEQPFSLHQMMYYGCYKDFGPDPPVWMPDPESVKLTNIGKLLERRGKEFLGSKYKDPILSFSDFQKFSVSNLEAFWKTALEEMNVSFSVPPQCILRETPSQPGGQWLPGAYLNPAKNCLTLNGKRSLNDTVILYRDEGDDETPVKRLTLKELQSAVWTVAHALDTLGLEKGSAIAIDMPMDSTSVVIYLAIILADYVVVSIADSFAPKEISTRLKISKAKAIFTQDSFFRGGKRLPLYSKIIDAGSPIAVVIPSRSSRSTVKLRDGDISWHEFLERVEKSKEFEYVGMEQPVEAFTNILFSSGTTGEPKAIPWTVATPFKAAADGWSSLDIRKGDVVAWPTNLGWMMGPWLIYASLLNGASMALYNGSPLGSGFAKFIQDAKVTMLGVIPSIVRTWKTTNCTASYDWSAIRCFATTGEASNMDECLWLMGRAKYKPVIEICGGTEIGGGFISGSLLQPQSLSAFSTASLGCRLFILGEDGRPLPSNVPGIGELALGPFMFGASSSLLNADHYDVYFKGMPAWNGQVLRRHGDVFERTSKGYYHAHGRADDTMNLGGVKVSSIEIERVCNSIDDVNILETAAIGVPPRGGGPDMLVIAVVFKDSDGGSSYDLNSLRISFNLALQKKLNPLFKVSKVVAVPTLPRTATNKVMRRLLRQQFSQISSNL, encoded by the exons ATGGCTGATCACCGGAAATACAAAGGTTTGGACAAGATTACCGTCGCTGATATCGAAGCTCTCGGCGTGTCATCCGAGCTTTCCTGCCAGCTACACGAAAAGCTCGCCGAAATCGTGAGTGTTTACGGAGCTGCAACTCCCCAGACATGGCTGCGCATCTCCAGCGACCTGCTTACCCCAGAGCAACCTTTCTCGCTCCATCAGATGATGTACTATGGCTGCTACAAGGACTTCGGGCCCGACCCGCCTGTTTGGATGCCCGACCC GGAAAGTGTGAAATTAACCAACATAGGGAAGTTATTGGAGAGGCGTGGGAAAGAGTTTTTGGGATCAAAGTATAAGGACCCCATATTGAGCTTTTCTGATTTTCAGAAATTTTCGGTCTCAAACCTTGAG GCCTTCTGGAAAACTGCATTAGAAGAAATGAATGTTTCTTTCTCTGTTCCCCCGCAATGTATTTTGCGTGAGACTCCATCTCAACCGGGTGGTCAATGGCTTCCTGGAGCATACCTTAACCCAGCAAAAAATTGCTTGACATTGAATGGAAAGAGGAGTTTGAATGATACGGTTATTCTATACCGAGATGAAGGAGATGATGAAACACCTGTTAAAAGGTTGACTCTTAAGGAGTTACAATCTGCAGTCTG GACAGTAGCACATGCTCTTGACACACTAGGCTTGGAGAAAGGATCTGCAATTGCAATTGATATGCCAATGGATTCCACTTCCGTTGTGATCTACTTGGCTATTATTCTTGCTGACTATGTAGTGGTGTCGATTGCTGATAGTTTTGCACCAAAAGAGATATCAACAAGGCTCAAAATATCAAAAGCAAAAGCAATTTTCACTCAG GATTCCTTTTTCCGTGGTGGTAAAAGGCTACCATTGTACAG CAAAATCATTGATGCTGGATCACCAATAGCAGTTGTAATTCCCAGTAGAAGCTCCAGGTCCACTGTGAAGTTGCGTGATGGTGACATTTCTTGGCATGAATTTTTAGAACGAGTAGAAAAGTCTAA AGAATTTGAGTATGTTGGCATGGAACAACCTGTTGAAGCCTTCacaaatattctcttctcctctGGCACAACAG GGGAGCCAAAGGCGATTCCATGGACTGTTGCTACACCTTTCAAGGCAGCTGCTGATGGTTGGTCCAGCTTGGATATCCGCAAAGGTGATGTAGTAGCATGGCCCACAAATCTTGGGTGGATGATGGGACCTTGGCTAATTTATGCTTCCCTGTTGAATGGGGCATCCATGGCCCTATATAATGGATCACCCCTTGGTTCTGGCTTTGCCAAGTTCATCCAG GATGCTAAAGTAACTATGCTCGGAGTTATACCAAGTATTGTAAGAACATGGAAAACTACAAATTGTACTGCCTCTTATGATTGGTCAGCCATCCG TTGCTTTGCAACCACTGGCGAGGCATCTAATATGGATGAATGCCTATGGCTTATGGGGAGAGCTAAATACAAGCCTGTCATAGAGATTTGTGGCGGTACAGAAATCGGTGGTGGATTTATTTCTGGCTCACTTTTGCAGCCGCAATCTTTATCTGCTTTTAGCACTGCTTCTCTCGGCTGTAGGCTATTTATTCTTGGTGAAGATGGACGTCCTCTG CCATCAAATGTTCCTGGGATTGGTGAATTGGCCCTTGGGCCATTCATGTTTGGGGCCTCAAGCTCACTACTAAATGCAGACCACTATGATGTCTACTTCAAAGGAATGCCTGCTTGGAATGGACAG GTTCTAAGAAGGCATGGAGATGTATTTGAGCGAACTTCTAAAGGTTATTATCACGCTCATGGTCGTGCTGATGACACTATGAATTTGGGTGGTGTCAAG GTGAGTTCAATTGAGATTGAGCGTGTGTGTAACTCAATCGACGATGTCAACATTCTCGAGACAGCAGCCATTGGGGTGCCACCACGGGGAGGTGGGCCGGACATGCTAGTGATTGCAGTTGTGTTCAAGGATTCAGATGGTGGCTCAAGCTATGACTTGAACTCTCTGAGAATATCTTTCAACTTGGCTCTGCAGAAGAAATTGAATCCTCTGTTCAAG GTTTCGAAAGTTGTAGCGGTCCCTACTCTCCCAAGAACAGCAACAAATAAAGTCATGAGAAGGCTTCTGCGGCAGCAGTTTTCTCAGATCAGTTCTAATCTGTAA
- the LOC115997078 gene encoding probable acyl-activating enzyme 17, peroxisomal isoform X3, whose protein sequence is MAAHLQRPAYPRATFLAPSDDVLWLLQGLRARPACLDARPAFWKTALEEMNVSFSVPPQCILRETPSQPGGQWLPGAYLNPAKNCLTLNGKRSLNDTVILYRDEGDDETPVKRLTLKELQSAVWTVAHALDTLGLEKGSAIAIDMPMDSTSVVIYLAIILADYVVVSIADSFAPKEISTRLKISKAKAIFTQDSFFRGGKRLPLYSKIIDAGSPIAVVIPSRSSRSTVKLRDGDISWHEFLERVEKSKEFEYVGMEQPVEAFTNILFSSGTTGEPKAIPWTVATPFKAAADGWSSLDIRKGDVVAWPTNLGWMMGPWLIYASLLNGASMALYNGSPLGSGFAKFIQDAKVTMLGVIPSIVRTWKTTNCTASYDWSAIRCFATTGEASNMDECLWLMGRAKYKPVIEICGGTEIGGGFISGSLLQPQSLSAFSTASLGCRLFILGEDGRPLPSNVPGIGELALGPFMFGASSSLLNADHYDVYFKGMPAWNGQVLRRHGDVFERTSKGYYHAHGRADDTMNLGGVKVSSIEIERVCNSIDDVNILETAAIGVPPRGGGPDMLVIAVVFKDSDGGSSYDLNSLRISFNLALQKKLNPLFKVSKVVAVPTLPRTATNKVMRRLLRQQFSQISSNL, encoded by the exons ATGGCTGCGCATCTCCAGCGACCTGCTTACCCCAGAGCAACCTTTCTCGCTCCATCAGATGATGTACTATGGCTGCTACAAGGACTTCGGGCCCGACCCGCCTGTTTGGATGCCCGACCC GCCTTCTGGAAAACTGCATTAGAAGAAATGAATGTTTCTTTCTCTGTTCCCCCGCAATGTATTTTGCGTGAGACTCCATCTCAACCGGGTGGTCAATGGCTTCCTGGAGCATACCTTAACCCAGCAAAAAATTGCTTGACATTGAATGGAAAGAGGAGTTTGAATGATACGGTTATTCTATACCGAGATGAAGGAGATGATGAAACACCTGTTAAAAGGTTGACTCTTAAGGAGTTACAATCTGCAGTCTG GACAGTAGCACATGCTCTTGACACACTAGGCTTGGAGAAAGGATCTGCAATTGCAATTGATATGCCAATGGATTCCACTTCCGTTGTGATCTACTTGGCTATTATTCTTGCTGACTATGTAGTGGTGTCGATTGCTGATAGTTTTGCACCAAAAGAGATATCAACAAGGCTCAAAATATCAAAAGCAAAAGCAATTTTCACTCAG GATTCCTTTTTCCGTGGTGGTAAAAGGCTACCATTGTACAG CAAAATCATTGATGCTGGATCACCAATAGCAGTTGTAATTCCCAGTAGAAGCTCCAGGTCCACTGTGAAGTTGCGTGATGGTGACATTTCTTGGCATGAATTTTTAGAACGAGTAGAAAAGTCTAA AGAATTTGAGTATGTTGGCATGGAACAACCTGTTGAAGCCTTCacaaatattctcttctcctctGGCACAACAG GGGAGCCAAAGGCGATTCCATGGACTGTTGCTACACCTTTCAAGGCAGCTGCTGATGGTTGGTCCAGCTTGGATATCCGCAAAGGTGATGTAGTAGCATGGCCCACAAATCTTGGGTGGATGATGGGACCTTGGCTAATTTATGCTTCCCTGTTGAATGGGGCATCCATGGCCCTATATAATGGATCACCCCTTGGTTCTGGCTTTGCCAAGTTCATCCAG GATGCTAAAGTAACTATGCTCGGAGTTATACCAAGTATTGTAAGAACATGGAAAACTACAAATTGTACTGCCTCTTATGATTGGTCAGCCATCCG TTGCTTTGCAACCACTGGCGAGGCATCTAATATGGATGAATGCCTATGGCTTATGGGGAGAGCTAAATACAAGCCTGTCATAGAGATTTGTGGCGGTACAGAAATCGGTGGTGGATTTATTTCTGGCTCACTTTTGCAGCCGCAATCTTTATCTGCTTTTAGCACTGCTTCTCTCGGCTGTAGGCTATTTATTCTTGGTGAAGATGGACGTCCTCTG CCATCAAATGTTCCTGGGATTGGTGAATTGGCCCTTGGGCCATTCATGTTTGGGGCCTCAAGCTCACTACTAAATGCAGACCACTATGATGTCTACTTCAAAGGAATGCCTGCTTGGAATGGACAG GTTCTAAGAAGGCATGGAGATGTATTTGAGCGAACTTCTAAAGGTTATTATCACGCTCATGGTCGTGCTGATGACACTATGAATTTGGGTGGTGTCAAG GTGAGTTCAATTGAGATTGAGCGTGTGTGTAACTCAATCGACGATGTCAACATTCTCGAGACAGCAGCCATTGGGGTGCCACCACGGGGAGGTGGGCCGGACATGCTAGTGATTGCAGTTGTGTTCAAGGATTCAGATGGTGGCTCAAGCTATGACTTGAACTCTCTGAGAATATCTTTCAACTTGGCTCTGCAGAAGAAATTGAATCCTCTGTTCAAG GTTTCGAAAGTTGTAGCGGTCCCTACTCTCCCAAGAACAGCAACAAATAAAGTCATGAGAAGGCTTCTGCGGCAGCAGTTTTCTCAGATCAGTTCTAATCTGTAA
- the LOC115997078 gene encoding probable acyl-activating enzyme 17, peroxisomal isoform X2 gives MAAHLQRPAYPRATFLAPSDDVLWLLQGLRARPACLDARPKCRESVKLTNIGKLLERRGKEFLGSKYKDPILSFSDFQKFSVSNLEAFWKTALEEMNVSFSVPPQCILRETPSQPGGQWLPGAYLNPAKNCLTLNGKRSLNDTVILYRDEGDDETPVKRLTLKELQSAVWTVAHALDTLGLEKGSAIAIDMPMDSTSVVIYLAIILADYVVVSIADSFAPKEISTRLKISKAKAIFTQDSFFRGGKRLPLYSKIIDAGSPIAVVIPSRSSRSTVKLRDGDISWHEFLERVEKSKEFEYVGMEQPVEAFTNILFSSGTTGEPKAIPWTVATPFKAAADGWSSLDIRKGDVVAWPTNLGWMMGPWLIYASLLNGASMALYNGSPLGSGFAKFIQDAKVTMLGVIPSIVRTWKTTNCTASYDWSAIRCFATTGEASNMDECLWLMGRAKYKPVIEICGGTEIGGGFISGSLLQPQSLSAFSTASLGCRLFILGEDGRPLPSNVPGIGELALGPFMFGASSSLLNADHYDVYFKGMPAWNGQVLRRHGDVFERTSKGYYHAHGRADDTMNLGGVKVSSIEIERVCNSIDDVNILETAAIGVPPRGGGPDMLVIAVVFKDSDGGSSYDLNSLRISFNLALQKKLNPLFKVSKVVAVPTLPRTATNKVMRRLLRQQFSQISSNL, from the exons ATGGCTGCGCATCTCCAGCGACCTGCTTACCCCAGAGCAACCTTTCTCGCTCCATCAGATGATGTACTATGGCTGCTACAAGGACTTCGGGCCCGACCCGCCTGTTTGGATGCCCGACCC AAATGCAGGGAAAGTGTGAAATTAACCAACATAGGGAAGTTATTGGAGAGGCGTGGGAAAGAGTTTTTGGGATCAAAGTATAAGGACCCCATATTGAGCTTTTCTGATTTTCAGAAATTTTCGGTCTCAAACCTTGAG GCCTTCTGGAAAACTGCATTAGAAGAAATGAATGTTTCTTTCTCTGTTCCCCCGCAATGTATTTTGCGTGAGACTCCATCTCAACCGGGTGGTCAATGGCTTCCTGGAGCATACCTTAACCCAGCAAAAAATTGCTTGACATTGAATGGAAAGAGGAGTTTGAATGATACGGTTATTCTATACCGAGATGAAGGAGATGATGAAACACCTGTTAAAAGGTTGACTCTTAAGGAGTTACAATCTGCAGTCTG GACAGTAGCACATGCTCTTGACACACTAGGCTTGGAGAAAGGATCTGCAATTGCAATTGATATGCCAATGGATTCCACTTCCGTTGTGATCTACTTGGCTATTATTCTTGCTGACTATGTAGTGGTGTCGATTGCTGATAGTTTTGCACCAAAAGAGATATCAACAAGGCTCAAAATATCAAAAGCAAAAGCAATTTTCACTCAG GATTCCTTTTTCCGTGGTGGTAAAAGGCTACCATTGTACAG CAAAATCATTGATGCTGGATCACCAATAGCAGTTGTAATTCCCAGTAGAAGCTCCAGGTCCACTGTGAAGTTGCGTGATGGTGACATTTCTTGGCATGAATTTTTAGAACGAGTAGAAAAGTCTAA AGAATTTGAGTATGTTGGCATGGAACAACCTGTTGAAGCCTTCacaaatattctcttctcctctGGCACAACAG GGGAGCCAAAGGCGATTCCATGGACTGTTGCTACACCTTTCAAGGCAGCTGCTGATGGTTGGTCCAGCTTGGATATCCGCAAAGGTGATGTAGTAGCATGGCCCACAAATCTTGGGTGGATGATGGGACCTTGGCTAATTTATGCTTCCCTGTTGAATGGGGCATCCATGGCCCTATATAATGGATCACCCCTTGGTTCTGGCTTTGCCAAGTTCATCCAG GATGCTAAAGTAACTATGCTCGGAGTTATACCAAGTATTGTAAGAACATGGAAAACTACAAATTGTACTGCCTCTTATGATTGGTCAGCCATCCG TTGCTTTGCAACCACTGGCGAGGCATCTAATATGGATGAATGCCTATGGCTTATGGGGAGAGCTAAATACAAGCCTGTCATAGAGATTTGTGGCGGTACAGAAATCGGTGGTGGATTTATTTCTGGCTCACTTTTGCAGCCGCAATCTTTATCTGCTTTTAGCACTGCTTCTCTCGGCTGTAGGCTATTTATTCTTGGTGAAGATGGACGTCCTCTG CCATCAAATGTTCCTGGGATTGGTGAATTGGCCCTTGGGCCATTCATGTTTGGGGCCTCAAGCTCACTACTAAATGCAGACCACTATGATGTCTACTTCAAAGGAATGCCTGCTTGGAATGGACAG GTTCTAAGAAGGCATGGAGATGTATTTGAGCGAACTTCTAAAGGTTATTATCACGCTCATGGTCGTGCTGATGACACTATGAATTTGGGTGGTGTCAAG GTGAGTTCAATTGAGATTGAGCGTGTGTGTAACTCAATCGACGATGTCAACATTCTCGAGACAGCAGCCATTGGGGTGCCACCACGGGGAGGTGGGCCGGACATGCTAGTGATTGCAGTTGTGTTCAAGGATTCAGATGGTGGCTCAAGCTATGACTTGAACTCTCTGAGAATATCTTTCAACTTGGCTCTGCAGAAGAAATTGAATCCTCTGTTCAAG GTTTCGAAAGTTGTAGCGGTCCCTACTCTCCCAAGAACAGCAACAAATAAAGTCATGAGAAGGCTTCTGCGGCAGCAGTTTTCTCAGATCAGTTCTAATCTGTAA